From Girardinichthys multiradiatus isolate DD_20200921_A chromosome 19, DD_fGirMul_XY1, whole genome shotgun sequence:
CCATCAGTTAATCCTAAATGTTCTCAAATGTAAGTTACAGGTTTactaaaacaaactgaaggatGTTTTAAACCAGCATCTCTCATGTATTTACACGGTTCAGTTTGTCGAGCGACAGGAGTTTCAACTACAAAGACCCGAGATTAAAATGATGTGTTCAGGAGTCAGAACTAAAACCTTTTGGATAAGAGGTGAAAACAAGAGAAACAAAGTGTCTTCTACTCAGGAGATGATCTCATTAACCAAACTCCTTACGGTTAAAATGAGTTTACTTCACGTCCTCACCAAACACAATTTAGCACAAAAATATCAGTTTATCTACAGCTAAGGTTAGCTTCCGCTAGCCATTAACGACATGTTTGAGTCATTGTGACACGGAAAAGGATACTGAACACTGTTCTCTCCCACGGTTCCAGCATGTACAGCGCCGTCACCAGGAGGTACTGGTAGTAAAACCAGGACAGCTGCTTCCAACAATCTCCAAGCGCCATGGCCCAACTTCTAAATACTTGTACTTAGCTTTCACCAACCCTGCTTGTTCTCTGATTCGACTTCCGGAGTTTTCCAGAGTGGCTTCCTGTACTTGCTAACGTTTCGTAAGGTGCTCACTTTCAACCAATCACAACTCATTTCTCTAATGCGCGGGTATGACGTAGTTCagaattcattgtttttaattaaatcttaTTTCAGACATTCTACATTTTCTAATGTTCTGCTACTTTGGTCCCAGTTTCATAGTCTGACATTAATTATTTAGTTGAGATTATTGATTCATAATTAGAGGTTTTAATACACTGATATTATTACAGAGAAGCTGCATTATGTACAGCAGCATTAGGCAACTTTGCTTCATCTGAATGAAGTTAGCCTAGATATATGAGACCctcaacataaaaaaatcagacCTGCACCATCTCCTACATCCAATAAGCACAAATACCCTGAAGAAGGGGAAGCTGTTGCTACCAAACATTTAGTGGACCTCGGTTCTTCACCAGCAACAAAGACACAGTCCAATAAGTTAATCTGCCTACTATATTCAGAagaatatgtaaataaaataatgttctttACTATTTCATTCAAAGCTTTATTGTATTCTGTTGACACTACAAATGAGGCAATGTTTGGTGAAACATTTCAGGCAAAGAGAAAAAGCTTCAACTTGAGCCTCTTATCCTTTCTAAtcatttaaaagcagtatttttTGATTTTCTATCTTAATGCAGAGCATGCAAAAAGGACCAGTCAAGGCTGACCATTGttgtcattatttatttcattctgtttgtatttatttgagttgcagcagcagcaccaccTTCAGTGTTGGGTGTCCTAGGCAACCACCTGTGTGGCCTAAACCAAGAGCCAGCCCTGGCTCCATGACAAGACTCCATCCTCAAAAACTGATATCTCATGTTTTACATGAGGAATATGAACCCAGCTGATGAGTCAACCCCCTGTCTGACCTGTAACGGAAAGATAACTTAAGCAAACCCAACCAGAACATCTAAACTATCTTCAATTCAGCCTGAATTTTTCACTTCCTGGTGGACATTTTACTGTTCATAAGTAATCTGTAAAAACACCTTTATGCAACACCACTTTTAGGACTGTGCATTAGATGATGGTtggtaaaaaagaaattacactGGAGACAAAAATATTAACAGATATGTGGATTTCATGATAAGACATCAATGCAAAAAccttaagctttttttttttcgagcAAAAACTGAAATTTCTATTTCTATCTTTTTCACAGATGAATTTGGATGAGATGATTTTGGTCAAGTTAAGTGGTTTATTTGGCCATGTAAGGTTCTGAATGACATTAACCTCTATGAAAACAattgtttatttataaacactgagaaaaaaaaacatctggatttgaACCTGTTCAGTCCACCTCAGCAGTGGCTAGCCAGTATATTGAAAAAATGGTACACCTCATCTTTGTCAAACACAGCCACCTCTGTGGAACACTCTGAACATTTCACTGGGTGGTAAATCTCTTCAGAGTCCATCCCTGCTGGCCTGGGGCTGGGAGCCCCGTTTGGTGACACCTCTGCTTTGTGgtccctcctcctcttccttggCTTTTTCTCCTGCTGCGTTTTGTAGCGCAACACCTCATCTGTTTTCACAGTGCAGTTCATCACGAACATGGCTCGATACTGCGTCCGGTACTTCTCATGCCTGAATGAACACAGGTTACTTTGGTGTAAAACAACTGTAAAAAAGGTACACATCTGTAATTAttgcacaataaaaacacaatttaaaaggTTAAGCACTTCTGTCCTATGTAAAAAATGAGGTAAAAATGAGCCAAATGAACGAAAACAGATCGTTTTTTTAAGCCAAGACTTTACAATGTGATTGAACTGCATCGTTATTTCactataataaaagaaacattcttCAATATCTTTGCAATGGGTTCATCTTGGAAATCATGGAAGTTTCCTGTTGGACCAAGCAGATTGTTGTCAGTTTAAAACAGACTCTACTTTTATATAAACAGTACCTTGCAGAAATATTCATATCCTTTtaacttcttcacattttgttaagTCACAACGGCAAACCCCTAGGTATTTTATTGCTCTGTTATATGACAGACCTACACAAAAcgaatgccccttttccactggttcCATTTGGCCCTACTTGACTCCACTGGGCTCTctttgcgagcgtttccattacagtAATTTTccgtaccggtacctacttttttggtccctgctcctgagcaggtccgaCCGGGACTGAGTCGGGACTACACGTGACATgaaaagactgctgttcactgattggctgtgAGAGGAGGAGGAATTAGAAGGTTTTCGttgagacagtgcagggaaaagttaataaaactcaagagcaactacaataatattaaggaccatagtggccggagcaggtcatacatgtcattttaccatttaagggtcataaaccagcctgaaggctgacagaagagaaaaaggacaaatctccattctgaattacatgcaggcagagcgctgtatgtaataacatcctaaaccagctgatcacacattaaatcagctgttcagaggcacaaatacttcccccaaaacacaccaaacacaaccaccatgaaacaacgtgtttggttcagacatttattgacggtcctttaGCGAagcagcgtctgcaggaggagggagcaggcagagagcagctgaccGTAACCAGACTGCCTTCATCGGACCCAGCAGGAGGACGAGCCGCTGAATCTGTGGAGCAGGAAtatgcaatatccaacctaaaactaagtTCAAAGGTCAAAAATCTGCGGTTTTGCTCttttaagtccttgtcctcgttgTTGCCATGGATAAGACAAAAACGTCCTCATTAAAACCCAACattttaacttcttcaggcaaactttgcaGCTTcagcatccagacagcagcgtctctcctctctgctcctcctACCAACCCACCTCTCTCAGAACTCCTGaaccttattttataagttctggctgggctgtggttcagataattattaattattaaaaaacataaataagacattcttgtGTATATATTAATACAAACGTTATTACTATTTAGTTTAGTCATGTTTTTCGTTAGTTcgtttgtcgtcttccgcttatccgggaccgggtcgtgggggcagcagactcaacagagacgcccacacgtccctctccccagacacctcctccagctcctccagggggagcccaaggcgttcccaggccagccgagagacatagtccctccagtgtgtcctgggccgtcccctgggcctcctcccggtgggacgtgcctggaacacctcccgaggaaggcgtccaggaggcatccggtatagatgcccgagccacctcaactggctcctctcgatgtggaggagtagcggctctactccgagctcctcccggatggccgagctcctcaccctatctctaaggtagtgcccggccaccctacggaggaagctcatttcagccgcttgtatccgggatctcgttcgaccccctccggcccttggctgcgtctagaaatcctgtccataaaagttatgaacaggaccggtgacaaagggcagccctgccggagtccaacatgcactgggaatcggtccgacttagtgccggcaatgcggaccaaactcctgctccgctcgtacagggaccggatggcccctagtaaaaggcccccgattccatactcctggagcacaccccacagggcatcacgagggacacagtcgaatgccttctccaggtccacaaaacacatgtgaaccggttgggcaaactcacatgaaccctcgagcaccctgtagagggtatagagctggtccagtgttccacggccgggacgaaaaccacactgctcctcctgaagccgaggttcgactatcggtcggactctcctctccaataccctggcgtaggccttaccagggagaccgaggagtgtgatccccctgtagttggaacacaccctccggtgtCAAccgacgtgtcaaccatgacagccctacaacatccagagacttgaggtactcagggcggatctcatccacccccaaagccttgccaccgcggtgctttttaaccacctcggtgacttcagcttgggtgatgaaagagttcaaccccgagtccccagcctctgtttccaccacggaatgcgtgatggcaggattgaggggatcctcgaagtactctttccaccgcccgataatgtcctcagtcgaggtcagcagtctcccgcccccactataaacagtgttggtgaagcactgcttccccctcctgaggcgacggacggtttgccagaatcgcttcgaggccaaccggtagtccttctccatggcctcaccgaactcctcccaggtccgagtttttgcctctgccacagcacgcttggcctcacggtacccttcagccgcctcaggagtcccacaagccaaccacagccgataggactccttcttcagcttaacagcatcccttactgccggtgtccaccaccgggttctgggattgccgccgcgacaggcaccgcagaccttacgaaCACAGCTAcgagcagcagcatcgacaatagatgcggagaacatggtccactcggactctatgtctccaacatcccccgggatctggtcgaagctctcccggaggtgggagttgaatacatccctggccgagggctctgccaggcattcccagcagaccctcactatgcgcttgcgcctgccaagtctgtccgactttctcctcctgcagcggatccaactcaccaccaggtgatgatcagtggacagctcagcccctctcttcacccgagtgtccaaaacatgcggccgaaggtctgatgaaacgacaacaaagtcgatcatcgacctcctgcctagggtgtcctggtgccaagtgcactgatggacacccttatgtttgaacatagtgttcgttatggacaatccgtgactagcacagaagtccaataacaaaacaccactcggattcagatcggggaggccattcctcccgatcacgcctctccaggtgtcactgtcgttccccacgtgggcgttgaagtcccccagcagaataatggagtccccgggaggggtactatccagcacccccgacagggaagccaagaaggcagggtactctgcactgccactcggcccgtaggctgaaatgatagtcagagacctctccccaacccgaaggtgcagggatacaaccctctcatccactggggtaaaccccaacacgagaccgctgagctggggggcaacaagcaaacccacaccagcctgccgcctctccccgtgggccactccagagtagaacagagtccaacccctctcaaggagatgggttccagagcccacgctatgcgtggaggcgaccccgactatttctagtcgatatctctcgacctcctgcacaagctcaggctcctcccCCCCCCAGCGagatgacattccacgtccctagagccagcctaagcatccggggatcgggccgctgaggtctccaccttcgtccgccacccaatcctctttgcaccggtccctcacggttccccctgcaggtggtgggcccactgggggatggcctcgcgtctctcgttcgggcttggcccggccgggtcccgcgaggagcaacccggccaccaggcgctctccgacgagtcccgaccccaggcctggctccagggtgggaccccggctccgccgtaccgggcgacgtcacgtgcctcgatattttattcttcatgagggattcttgacgGGTAGTcacgtttttattttctataatttttttatcaattcacacagattactttaatgtgataatgtaacacagtaacgttaatagcagcacagcctCTACATTCATGGCTGGAGGAAGAGCTTCAGCCGTCGccgggtcagtggaaacacaaactGATACCGTACCGAGTAGAGCGAAACCAAGCGGAACGGAGTCACGGCGGCTAACAAGAGTCAGTGGAAAAGGGCCATTAGGGGACTGGTAGAAGGTCTTATTACAATCCGAATGTTTTGGGTAAAACACCCCAAGTTGCATAATGATCTgcatattggtgtatgaatgtgtggctAGTTATGAGTGCAATcaggtgaatgtggctctagtgtaaagcccTGAGTGGTCATTATGAGAAGAAAACCACTATATCAGTTCTGTCAATTTATTAACATAGTGCATAAGTctgaaaggaaagaaagaaaaaaaacatgggtttatttttgatttttataaataaaaatatcaaaagtgtggcatgcatttataaaGAGGCCCTTTTATTTTCATATCCAAAGACCAGGGTGAGTTATAAACAACAATGGCAAAGCTATCAAGATAtagccatccacctaaacagaAAGAACCAGCAAAACTGCATTG
This genomic window contains:
- the sptssa gene encoding serine palmitoyltransferase small subunit A, giving the protein MALGDCWKQLSWFYYQYLLVTALYMLEPWERTVFNSLLISVAAMAIYTGYVFMPQHIMAILHYFEVVQ